A single Kryptolebias marmoratus isolate JLee-2015 linkage group LG7, ASM164957v2, whole genome shotgun sequence DNA region contains:
- the LOC108250467 gene encoding LOW QUALITY PROTEIN: H-2 class II histocompatibility antigen, E-S beta chain-like (The sequence of the model RefSeq protein was modified relative to this genomic sequence to represent the inferred CDS: substituted 2 bases at 2 genomic stop codons), producing the protein MASSTLCCCLLLFITVCSTDGFEEFSVDRCVFNSSELKDIEYIRSYYYNKKEYIRFSSSVGHYVGYTEHGVKNAERLNNMPGEIDRMMAEKERYCLNNVGIDYPAALTKSVKPTVRLFSTAPSSGRHPAMLVCRVYDFYPKTIEVTWLRDGQKVSSDVTTTDEMEDGDWYYQVQSDLEYTPRXVQVLVLVLVHLSVSPPVXLSTCLSSDPSMPESERNKLAIGASGLILGLVLSLAGFIYYKRKARGRILVPTN; encoded by the exons ATGGCTTCATCAACCCTCTGCTGCTGcctgctcctcttcatcactgtcTGCTCCACAG ATGGGTTTGAGGAGTTTTCTGTGGATCGTTGTGTGTTTAACTCCTCTGAGCTGAAGGACATCGAGTACATCCGCTCTTATTATTACAACAAGAAGGAGTACATCAGGTTCAGCAGTTCTGTGGGTCATTATGTTGGATACACCGAGCACGGAGTGAAGAACGCTGAGAGATTGAACAACATGCCTGGAGAGATCGATAGGATGATGGCTGAGAAGGAGAGGTACTGCCTGAACAACGTTGGTATTGACTACCCGGCTGCTCTGACTAAATCAG tcaaACCGACAGTCAGACTTTTCTCCACGGCGCCCTCTTCTGGTCGCCATCCCGCCATGTTGGTCTGCAGAGTTTATGACTTCTACCCTAAAACCATCGAAGTCACCTGGCTGAGGGACGGACAGAAGGTCTCCTCTGATGTCACCACCACCGATGAGATGGAGGACGGAGACTGGTACTACCAGGTCCAGTCTGACCTGGAGTACACGCCCAGGTGAGTCcaagtcctggttctggttctggttca CCTGTCTGTCTCTCCCCCTGTCTGACTCTCTACCTGTCTGTCCTCAGACCCGTCCATGCCGGAGTCAGAGAGAAACAAGCTCGCCATCGGCGCCTCGGGTCTGATCCTGGGTCTGGTTCTGTCTCTGGCCGGGTTCATCTACTACAAGAGGAAAGCTCGAG GTCGTATTCTGGTTCCCACAAACTGA
- the si:busm1-48c11.3 gene encoding H-2 class II histocompatibility antigen, A-U alpha chain isoform X2: MMKMKLLLFLCGVLCVSADVLHEDLYIAGCSDSDGEDMYALDGEEMWFADFKKGVGVEPQPPFIDHISFVEGAYEGAVADQQVCRSNLGVSRKAMKDLPLERDPPSRVMIYPRDDVEPGEKNTLICHVSGFYPAPVEVYWTKNGQNVTEGSRINVPLLNKDDSFTQISRLDFIPELGDIYSCTVKHLALKEPQTRIWNVQDEAAQPGIGPSVFCGVGLTVGLLGVAVGTFFLIKGNECR; this comes from the exons atgatgaagatgaagctgctcctcttcctctgcggtgtcctctgtgtctctgctgaCG TTCTTCATGAGGACCTTTATATCGCTGGCTGTTCAGACTCTGATGGAGAGGACATGTATGCTCTGGATGGAGAAGAGATGTGGTTCGCAGACTTTAAGAAAGGAGTCGGAGTCGAACCTCAGCCTCCTTTTATAGATCATATCAGCTTCGTGGAAGGAGCTTATGAAGGTGCTGTGGCTGATCAACAGGTCTGCAGATCAAACCTGGGCGTCAGTCGTAAGGCTATGAAGGACCTTCCTTTGGAACGAG ATCCTCCGTCTCGTGTGATGATCTACCCCAGAGACGATGTGGAGCCTGGAGAGAAGAACACTCTGATCTGTCATGTTTCTGGGTTCTACCCGGCTCCTGTGGAGGTCTACTGGACCAAGAACGGACAGAACGTGACTGAAGGATCCAGAATCAATGTTCCTCTTCTCAACAAAGATGATTCTTTCACTCAGATCTCCAGACTGGACTTCATCCCTGAGCTGGGAGACATCTACAGCTGCACGGTGAAACATCTGGCCCTGAAAGAACCACAGACCAGGATCTGGA ATGTGCAGGACGAGGCGGCTCAGCCCGGTATCGGACCTTCAGTGTTCTGTGGGGTCGGTCTGACCGTCGGGCTCCTCGGTGTGGCTGTCGGAACCTTCTTCCTCATCAAAGGAAACGAGTGCAGATGA
- the si:busm1-48c11.3 gene encoding H-2 class II histocompatibility antigen, A-U alpha chain isoform X1: MTSHDLCTVIGCWVLFPGSFTEAQVDLGVRQQLMKMKLVLLVSCAACVCADVLHESYRVDGCSETDGTVMLTLDGEEVWHADFKHNTGVNSLPDFVQHPSSEGLYELAVLHQRICKNYLPWIRMGLKDIPTALDPPNSLIFTAHRVELGVENTLICSVFGFYPAPVRVHWTRNGLNVTDGTSINVPFPHKDQTFSQISRLDFLPQLGDTYSCTVDHVALTEPQRRIWDVQDEAAQPGIGPSVFCGVGLTVGLLGVAVGTFFLIKGNECR, from the exons atgacatcacatgacCTCTGCACTGTGATTGGCTGCTGGGTTTTGTTTCCTGGGAGTTTTACGGAGGCTCAGGTAGATTTAGGTGTCAGACAGcagctgatgaagatgaagctGGTCCTCCTCGTCTCGTGTGctgcctgtgtttgtgcagatg TTCTGCATGAAAGCTACAGAGTAGATGGATGCTCAGAGACTGATGGGACGGTCATGTTGACGCTGGACGGTGAAGAGGTGTGGCACGCTGACTTCAAACATAACACCGGAGTCAATTCTCTGCCCGACTTTGTCCAACATCCGAGCTCTGAAGGACTTTACGAGCTAGCTGTGCTTCACCAAAGAATCTGCAAAAACTATCTGCCGTGGATCCGTATGGGTCTGAAGGACATCCCCACAGCACTTG ATCCTCCTAACAGCCTGATCTTCACAGCCCACAGAGTGGAGCTGGGAGTGGAGAACACTCTGATCTGTTCTGTGTTCGGGTTCTATCCTGCTCCTGTCAGAGTGCACTGGACCAGGAACGGACTCAACGTGACTGACGGAACCAGCATCAATGTTCCTTTTCCCCACAAAGACCAAACCTTCTCTCAGATCTCCAGGCTGGACTTCCTCCCACAGCTGGGAGACACCTACAGCTGCACGGTGGATCATGTGGCCCTGACAGAACCCCAGAGGAGGATCTGGG ATGTGCAGGACGAGGCGGCTCAGCCCGGTATCGGACCTTCAGTGTTCTGTGGGGTCGGTCTGACCGTCGGGCTCCTCGGTGTGGCTGTCGGAACCTTCTTCCTCATCAAAGGAAACGAGTGCAGATGA